Proteins from a single region of Streptomyces sp. TN58:
- a CDS encoding GIY-YIG nuclease family protein has product MSTKGVGRMAPVVGSDDGTQYHKDFTLSITKALGDQLAAALKGLDRAPLAEENIARLKEKPGVYQLYLNGEFVYVGKAEKSLPTRLHNHLRKISGRRNISLAEMAFSCLYVAEDFSALAPERLLISHHKGQGDIPWNNNGFGNKDPGRQRDSTVLKQNHFDVLFPIDLDRPVEGLQAGETTLHSLLETIKADLPYNFRYGKSAEFKTRRIHVPAAGMTADELFQLISAEIPTKWQVTALMGYVIMYDDSRNEYKSAWRYYRAGQQIGAVPEAEPAGDVEVDQPIFGD; this is encoded by the coding sequence ATGTCGACCAAGGGAGTGGGACGGATGGCGCCGGTGGTGGGCTCCGACGACGGGACGCAGTACCACAAGGACTTCACCCTGAGCATCACCAAGGCGCTCGGCGACCAGCTGGCCGCTGCACTCAAGGGACTCGACAGGGCTCCCCTCGCCGAGGAGAACATCGCGCGGCTCAAGGAGAAGCCCGGGGTCTACCAGCTGTACCTGAACGGCGAGTTCGTCTATGTCGGCAAGGCCGAGAAGTCCCTGCCGACCCGCCTCCACAACCACCTCCGCAAGATCTCGGGGCGCCGCAACATCTCCCTGGCCGAGATGGCCTTCTCATGCCTGTACGTGGCGGAAGACTTCTCGGCCCTCGCCCCGGAACGGCTGCTCATCAGTCACCACAAGGGCCAGGGCGACATCCCCTGGAACAACAACGGCTTCGGTAACAAGGACCCCGGCCGTCAGCGGGACAGCACGGTCCTGAAGCAGAACCACTTCGATGTCTTGTTCCCGATCGACTTGGACCGACCCGTCGAGGGCCTGCAGGCCGGCGAGACGACGCTGCATTCACTCCTGGAAACGATCAAGGCTGACCTCCCGTACAACTTCAGGTACGGAAAGTCGGCAGAGTTCAAGACTCGACGCATCCATGTGCCGGCGGCGGGGATGACCGCCGACGAGCTCTTCCAACTGATCTCCGCGGAAATACCGACCAAGTGGCAGGTCACTGCCCTCATGGGCTACGTAATCATGTACGACGACAGCCGGAACGAGTACAAGAGCGCATGGCGGTACTACCGCGCCGGCCAGCAGATTGGTGCCGTGCCGGAGGCTGAGCCCGCTGGAGACGTCGAAGTGGATCAGCCGATCTTCGGCGACTGA
- a CDS encoding effector-associated constant component EACC1, with the protein MNVELRLQSSKTVDDLIGLSEWLRGERRLQGRVQQVRSNPEPGQLGGAFEVVSVALGSGGIATVLASSVATWLQSRRSDPKLRITITRADRTLEIEASSADEAEELIKRFMDGARGD; encoded by the coding sequence GTGAACGTAGAACTCAGGCTGCAGTCGTCAAAGACCGTCGACGACCTCATCGGGCTGTCTGAATGGCTTCGGGGTGAGCGTCGCCTGCAGGGCCGAGTTCAGCAGGTGCGGAGCAATCCGGAGCCTGGACAGCTGGGCGGTGCGTTCGAAGTGGTTTCCGTGGCGCTGGGGTCTGGCGGGATCGCCACTGTGCTTGCCAGCTCCGTGGCGACCTGGCTGCAGAGCCGTCGCAGTGACCCGAAACTGCGGATCACGATTACGCGGGCGGACCGAACGCTGGAGATTGAGGCCAGTAGTGCGGACGAGGCGGAGGAGCTGATCAAGCGTTTCATGGATGGCGCCCGTGGAGACTGA